One genomic window of bacterium includes the following:
- a CDS encoding NHL repeat-containing protein produces MPDKSIKQTKTAKTTKKKATKARIVTTKKAVTKKTATKKVVAADPIPTKAHIEQKKGVPEPVVTVPIQTIQPEPIPPKRGLPNFLRVGIILLLGILVSFEVFYVVKTKTDQQRVLRRLPDIIGVRGLPDRPGHFTGPIYLRKDSLNRLLLVDINLHKIIVWDIATRKSLFDITRIQAKKETFDPYLVDVDGDGNIAAWDRTNSEIVIFNSTGKFMQRWQVPPTSGLTFDSIGNVYISDATRNVVVQFSPTGQQLKTIGKNKLTQPRNLTTDDEGNLYVVDKGAKRVNVFSPTGKFVRYWKTTAEVIDLQGNEVYMLDLTDNMLKKYTSKGKLAWQAAIPFPVTLAVDKKNVFYMSGSGGIESFIAEK; encoded by the coding sequence ATGCCAGATAAATCAATAAAACAGACAAAAACGGCCAAAACAACCAAAAAAAAGGCAACCAAAGCACGCATAGTCACCACAAAAAAGGCTGTAACAAAAAAAACAGCGACAAAAAAAGTGGTTGCCGCTGATCCTATCCCAACCAAGGCGCACATTGAACAAAAAAAAGGCGTTCCGGAACCTGTCGTGACAGTTCCAATACAAACAATCCAACCTGAGCCAATACCCCCAAAACGGGGACTTCCGAATTTTCTTCGTGTTGGAATCATTTTATTACTCGGCATTTTGGTTTCTTTTGAAGTCTTCTATGTCGTGAAAACAAAAACTGATCAGCAAAGGGTCCTGCGACGATTGCCCGATATCATTGGTGTCCGGGGTCTCCCCGACAGACCCGGCCATTTTACCGGTCCCATATATTTAAGAAAAGATTCCCTCAATCGACTTTTACTGGTTGATATTAATTTGCATAAAATTATTGTATGGGATATTGCAACACGGAAATCCCTGTTTGATATAACCCGCATACAAGCAAAAAAAGAAACCTTTGATCCTTACCTGGTTGATGTTGATGGTGATGGTAATATCGCAGCTTGGGACCGAACCAACAGTGAAATTGTTATTTTTAATAGCACCGGGAAATTCATGCAACGCTGGCAGGTTCCTCCCACCAGCGGACTGACTTTTGATTCGATTGGGAATGTTTATATTTCTGATGCAACCCGAAATGTGGTGGTTCAGTTTAGCCCAACAGGACAACAACTCAAAACGATTGGAAAAAACAAACTCACCCAACCGCGAAACCTGACCACGGACGACGAGGGAAATCTTTACGTGGTGGATAAGGGTGCAAAGCGGGTCAATGTTTTTTCTCCAACCGGTAAGTTCGTCCGGTATTGGAAAACCACCGCTGAAGTAATTGATCTCCAGGGAAACGAAGTCTATATGCTTGATTTAACTGACAACATGCTAAAAAAATATACGTCCAAAGGGAAACTGGCCTGGCAAGCCGCCATCCCATTCCCTGTCACATTGGCGGTCGATAAAAAAAATGTTTTCTATATGTCCGGCAGTGGCGGAATTGAAAGTTTTATCGCCGAAAAATAA